A DNA window from Alligator mississippiensis isolate rAllMis1 chromosome 11, rAllMis1, whole genome shotgun sequence contains the following coding sequences:
- the RCCD1 gene encoding RCC1 domain-containing protein 1 isoform X1, translated as MAAPGAWFVFGFEGADEPPRGPDTGTAAPRALPLPPGGVRALRPGWDCVVIVTGSGAAVLRGGAGAALPGGCRDAVPGEGHVLLVLEAALEARSWAALRGAGAGAEERAPAWRRPLPPAAPAPALPLVPGGFAAPRAPFFWPLPARLRARRLALGLEHALLLGAAGLVYTWGSSRHGQLGHGGLQAEQEPRVLEALQGLPVADVAAGGWHSACVSGRYGPSPARGQPRPQPHGRPLAVPADAGDLYVWGWNASGQLALPCKALARERRAAADGPPGAGAAAGDSVPSPGAHQAAAGGHFISIQAFPALLDLPRGAEVRQVNCGSRHTAAVTRQGELYTWGWGKYGQLGHGDRASSDQPRVVAYFPANGLRVEEVVCGPWTTYVRAAEKGEPS; from the exons ATGGCGGCGCCGGGCGCCTGGTTCGTCTTCGGCTTCGAGGGCGCGGACGAGCCCCCGCGCGGCCCCGACACCGGCACGGCCGCCCCGCGCGCGCTCCCGCTCCCCCCCGGCGGCGTGCGCGCGCTGCGGCCCGGCTGGGACTGCGTCGTGATCGTCACCG gCTCGGGCGCGGCGGTGCTGCGGGGGGGCGCGGGGGCGGCGCTGCCGGGCGGCTGCCGGGACGCGGTGCCGGGGGAGGGCCAcgtgctgctggtgctggaggcGGCGCTGGAGGCGCGCTCGTGGGCGGCgctgcgcggggccggggccggggcggagGAGCGCGCCCCCGCCTGGCGCCGCCCGCTGCCGCCGGCCGCGCCCGCCCCGGCGCTGCCGCTCGTGCCCGGGGGCTTCGCGGCGCCGCGCGCCCCCTTCTTCTGGCCGCTGCCCGCGCGCCTGCGCGCCCGGCGCCTGGCGCTGGGGCTGGAGCACGCGCTGCTGCTGGGCGCCGCCGGCCTCGTCTACACCTggggcagcagccg GCACGGGCAGCTGGGCCACGGCGGGCTGCAGGCGGAGCAGGAGCCGCGCGTGCTGGAGGCGCTGCAGGGGCTGCCCGTGGCCGACGTGGCGGCGGGCGGGTGGCACTCGGCCTGCGTGAGCGGTAGGTACGGGCCCTCCCCGGCGCGGGGGCAGCCGCGGCCGCAGCCACACGGCCGCCCTCTCGCTGTCCCGGCAGACGCGGGCGACCTGTACGTGTGGGGCTGGAACGCGTCCGGGCAGCTGGCGCTGCCGTGCAAGGCTCTGGCGAGGGAGCGCCGCGCCGCGGCCGACGGGCCCCCTGGTGCGGGGGCGGCTGCAG GTGACTCggtgcccagccctggagcacaccaggctgctgcaggcggTCACTTCATTTCAATCCAGGCCTTCCCAGCGCTGCTGGACCTCCCTCGTGGGGCCGAGGTCCGCCAGGTCAACTGCGGGTCCCGGCACACGGCTGCTGTGACCA ggcaaggggagctctACACCTGGGGCTGGG GTAAATACGGACAGCTGGGGCATGGGGACAGAGCCAGCTCCGACCAGCCTCGCGTTGTTGCCTACTTCCCTGCCAATGGGCTGCGCGTAGAGGAGGTGGTGTGCGGCCCATGGACGACTTACGTGCGTGCCGCGGAGAAAGGAGAGCCTTCCTGA
- the RCCD1 gene encoding RCC1 domain-containing protein 1 isoform X3, with translation MAAPGAWFVFGFEGADEPPRGPDTGTAAPRALPLPPGGVRALRPGWDCVVIVTGSGAAVLRGGAGAALPGGCRDAVPGEGHVLLVLEAALEARSWAALRGAGAGAEERAPAWRRPLPPAAPAPALPLVPGGFAAPRAPFFWPLPARLRARRLALGLEHALLLGAAGLVYTWGSSRHGQLGHGGLQAEQEPRVLEALQGLPVADVAAGGWHSACVSGRYGPSPARGQPRPQPHGRPLAVPADAGDLYVWGWNASGQLALPCKALARERRAAADGPPGAGAAAGASPVRAGPAGPSPRPCCRQRQALPQGRLQ, from the exons ATGGCGGCGCCGGGCGCCTGGTTCGTCTTCGGCTTCGAGGGCGCGGACGAGCCCCCGCGCGGCCCCGACACCGGCACGGCCGCCCCGCGCGCGCTCCCGCTCCCCCCCGGCGGCGTGCGCGCGCTGCGGCCCGGCTGGGACTGCGTCGTGATCGTCACCG gCTCGGGCGCGGCGGTGCTGCGGGGGGGCGCGGGGGCGGCGCTGCCGGGCGGCTGCCGGGACGCGGTGCCGGGGGAGGGCCAcgtgctgctggtgctggaggcGGCGCTGGAGGCGCGCTCGTGGGCGGCgctgcgcggggccggggccggggcggagGAGCGCGCCCCCGCCTGGCGCCGCCCGCTGCCGCCGGCCGCGCCCGCCCCGGCGCTGCCGCTCGTGCCCGGGGGCTTCGCGGCGCCGCGCGCCCCCTTCTTCTGGCCGCTGCCCGCGCGCCTGCGCGCCCGGCGCCTGGCGCTGGGGCTGGAGCACGCGCTGCTGCTGGGCGCCGCCGGCCTCGTCTACACCTggggcagcagccg GCACGGGCAGCTGGGCCACGGCGGGCTGCAGGCGGAGCAGGAGCCGCGCGTGCTGGAGGCGCTGCAGGGGCTGCCCGTGGCCGACGTGGCGGCGGGCGGGTGGCACTCGGCCTGCGTGAGCGGTAGGTACGGGCCCTCCCCGGCGCGGGGGCAGCCGCGGCCGCAGCCACACGGCCGCCCTCTCGCTGTCCCGGCAGACGCGGGCGACCTGTACGTGTGGGGCTGGAACGCGTCCGGGCAGCTGGCGCTGCCGTGCAAGGCTCTGGCGAGGGAGCGCCGCGCCGCGGCCGACGGGCCCCCTGGTGCGGGGGCGGCTGCAG GAGCGTCCCCGGTGCGCGCGGGACCCGCTGGGCCGAGCCCGCGCCCTTGCTGCAGACAAAGGCAAGCGCTGCCCCAGGGTCGGCTACAGTAA
- the RCCD1 gene encoding RCC1 domain-containing protein 1 isoform X2 — MAAPGAWFVFGFEGADEPPRGPDTGTAAPRALPLPPGGVRALRPGWDCVVIVTGSGAAVLRGGAGAALPGGCRDAVPGEGHVLLVLEAALEARSWAALRGAGAGAEERAPAWRRPLPPAAPAPALPLVPGGFAAPRAPFFWPLPARLRARRLALGLEHALLLGAAGLVYTWGSSRHGQLGHGGLQAEQEPRVLEALQGLPVADVAAGGWHSACVSDAGDLYVWGWNASGQLALPCKALARERRAAADGPPGAGAAAGDSVPSPGAHQAAAGGHFISIQAFPALLDLPRGAEVRQVNCGSRHTAAVTRQGELYTWGWGKYGQLGHGDRASSDQPRVVAYFPANGLRVEEVVCGPWTTYVRAAEKGEPS; from the exons ATGGCGGCGCCGGGCGCCTGGTTCGTCTTCGGCTTCGAGGGCGCGGACGAGCCCCCGCGCGGCCCCGACACCGGCACGGCCGCCCCGCGCGCGCTCCCGCTCCCCCCCGGCGGCGTGCGCGCGCTGCGGCCCGGCTGGGACTGCGTCGTGATCGTCACCG gCTCGGGCGCGGCGGTGCTGCGGGGGGGCGCGGGGGCGGCGCTGCCGGGCGGCTGCCGGGACGCGGTGCCGGGGGAGGGCCAcgtgctgctggtgctggaggcGGCGCTGGAGGCGCGCTCGTGGGCGGCgctgcgcggggccggggccggggcggagGAGCGCGCCCCCGCCTGGCGCCGCCCGCTGCCGCCGGCCGCGCCCGCCCCGGCGCTGCCGCTCGTGCCCGGGGGCTTCGCGGCGCCGCGCGCCCCCTTCTTCTGGCCGCTGCCCGCGCGCCTGCGCGCCCGGCGCCTGGCGCTGGGGCTGGAGCACGCGCTGCTGCTGGGCGCCGCCGGCCTCGTCTACACCTggggcagcagccg GCACGGGCAGCTGGGCCACGGCGGGCTGCAGGCGGAGCAGGAGCCGCGCGTGCTGGAGGCGCTGCAGGGGCTGCCCGTGGCCGACGTGGCGGCGGGCGGGTGGCACTCGGCCTGCGTGAGCG ACGCGGGCGACCTGTACGTGTGGGGCTGGAACGCGTCCGGGCAGCTGGCGCTGCCGTGCAAGGCTCTGGCGAGGGAGCGCCGCGCCGCGGCCGACGGGCCCCCTGGTGCGGGGGCGGCTGCAG GTGACTCggtgcccagccctggagcacaccaggctgctgcaggcggTCACTTCATTTCAATCCAGGCCTTCCCAGCGCTGCTGGACCTCCCTCGTGGGGCCGAGGTCCGCCAGGTCAACTGCGGGTCCCGGCACACGGCTGCTGTGACCA ggcaaggggagctctACACCTGGGGCTGGG GTAAATACGGACAGCTGGGGCATGGGGACAGAGCCAGCTCCGACCAGCCTCGCGTTGTTGCCTACTTCCCTGCCAATGGGCTGCGCGTAGAGGAGGTGGTGTGCGGCCCATGGACGACTTACGTGCGTGCCGCGGAGAAAGGAGAGCCTTCCTGA